The Maniola hyperantus chromosome 9, iAphHyp1.2, whole genome shotgun sequence genome includes a region encoding these proteins:
- the Es2 gene encoding splicing factor ESS-2 homolog: MTQKNNESRPGVGALQNMQLLKKESTVFKVPKVPSQRVIKKAKVLDEEDYVEGIAKIIQRDFFPDLEKLKAQNDFLEAQENRDYARLRELTRKYSGSRPPTEPYNSPATFDTPGVDRPYSPSVEDCQPGSATADNNVTEKPKDITENHTLDSYLASHTSEDNASYDRVIALEDKKRATKLVSQLQSEISSAALADSALALPSIEQQADQTERPEEFDTWRYRAKNFIMYVPDGAAQPMTPKPELQHHNTRLRAQPFDYAKNKETISALARSQDASIKGKIGVDGVSITCEKGAGAEYLPVGTPSPRPGAGPDCSPLMTWGEIEGTPFRLDGGDTPLPALGAGAAYHMLEGGARERIGLQLAEQVAKRRRPTTPRVTTPSHSFRTNTERLASMSPAARKLAAKHLLSPRLKLTPNDMGISHTTPKRTPMLKTPLVATPKPSDCVKTSHPSSSGNVNNSTNLTENNNITDNLLQINVVKRTRLKAQDFFK; this comes from the exons ATGAcccaaaaaaataatgaatcgCGTCCAGGCGTAGGGGCGTTGCAAAATATGCAGCTACTGAAGAAGGAAAGTACTGTTTTCAAAGTTCCTAAAGTGCCTTCCCAGAGAGTGATTAAAAAAGCCAAAGTTCTAGACGAGGAAGACTATGTAGAG GGTATTGCTAAAATAATACAAAGAGACTTCTTTCCGGACTTGGAAAAACTGAAGGCACAAAATGATTTTCTGGAGGCACAAGAAAATAGAGATTATGCAAGACTTAGGGAACTCACAAGGAAGTACAGTGGAAGTCGGCCACCTACAGAACCAT ACAACTCACCAGCAACATTTGATACCCCAGGAGTGGACAGACCATATTCTCCATCTGTAGAAGACTGTCAACCTGGCTCAGCCACTGCTGACAATAATGTAACAGAAAAACCTAAAGATATCACAGAAAACCATACATTAG ATTCATACCTTGCAAGTCACACAAGTGAAGACAACGCGAGCTACGACCGTGTGATAGCACTTGAGGACAAGAAACGAGCTACCAAGCTTGTGTCTCAGCTGCAGTCAGAAATTTCCTCCGCAGCCCTCGCAGATTCTGCACTCGCGTTACCCTCCATAGAACAACAGGCGGACCAAACTGAAAGACCAGAAGAG TTTGATACTTGGCGATATCGCGCGAAGAACTTTATAATGTACGTACCGGACGGCGCGGCGCAACCCATGACGCCCAAACCGGAGCTGCAGCACCACAACACTCGCCTGCGCGCGCAGCCCTTCGACTACGCCAAGAATAAGGAGACCATCAGCGCCTTGGCCAGGAGTCAA GATGCGAGTATTAAAGGCAAGATAGGTGTGGACGGAGTGAGCATTACGTGCGAAAAGGGTGCGGGTGCGGAGTACTTGCCCGTGGGCACGCCGTCGCCGCGGCCGGGCGCCGGGCCCGACTGCTCGCCGCTCATGACGTGGGGCGAGATCGAAGGCACGCCTTTCCGACTCGACGGCGGAGACACGCCGCTGCCGGC GTTGGGCGCGGGCGCCGCGTACCACATGCTGGAGGGTGGCGCGCGCGAGCGCATCGGCCTGCAGCTGGCCGAGCAGGTGGCCAAGCGCCGCAGACCCACCACGCCGCGAGTCACAACACCCTCACATAG TTTCAGAACAAACACCGAGCGTCTGGCGAGCATGTCGCCGGCAGCTAGGAAGTTGGCGGCGAAACATTTGCTATCTCCTAGACTAAAGTTAACTCCCAACGACATGGGGATTTCCCACACGACTCCTAAACGGACCCCCATGCTGAAAACGCCCTTAGTTGCGACCCCTAAACCTTCCGACTGCGTCAAAACGTCACATCCCTCAAGCTCCGGCAATGTGAATAATAGTACGAATTTGACAGAAAACAACAATATCACAGATAACCTATTGCAAATTAATGTCGTGAAAAGAACGAGGCTAAAAGCCCAAGATTTCTTTAAGTGA
- the LOC117984981 gene encoding uncharacterized protein produces the protein MNLNVDEFIENLFSDEAFKQPSDSKKPEDLEMRIPEWYDEKQYNKARRFYWDNCFQMTSTMLLGLVAVFAIPSILRVLIGSHRSNSTYTAYRRYLSTLLHTVSWFENDLIPGSISWRSLLAVRARHIKASLSANLKGQGIVSQRDLALTQFGFVGFAVLKPEKFGIRENEDGDWEAYNHFWSVIGHAIGLEDRYNICRRNIEETREVCQILLRRVFTPCLENVPEYFEHMARVMLDGMWCVNPTVHLDSMIYWAKHLGDVPGFVYTEAERMNLQDKIREQLKGKSEDIGVDTTSFISKAPFDLPNNPLRLLYLHDYDRLETVPPYKRLSFGAKYKLRLKTTIANLYTSYLGRIYFNLHFKFSLLLMKYFPYMAFFRFGVIKSYVNIFVEDPIDHEEPRPNSYYYHQPPPPLYKELLSIIW, from the exons ATGAATTTAAACG TGGACGAGTTCATTGAGAATCTGTTCTCCGATGAAGCATTCAAGCAACCATCTGACAGTAAAAAACCCGAAGATCTAGAAATGAGAATACCAGAATGGTACGATGAAAAACAATACAATAA GGCCCGACGCTTTTACTGGGACAATTGCTTCCAAATGACGTCAACGATGCTTCTGGGCCTAGTCGCGGTGTTCGCGATTCCCTCCATACTGCGTGTGCTGATCGGCTCCCATCGCTCCAACTCCACATACACGGCATATAGAAGATATCTCTCCACCTTATTACACACAGTCTCTTGGTTCGAGAATGATCTGATACCTGGTAGCAT ATCGTGGAGATCTCTACTGGCAGTACGTGCTCGTCACATCAAAGCCAGCCTTTCAGCCAACCTGAAAGGCCAGGGTATCGTCTCGCAGCGAGACCTGGCTTTAACGCAGTTTGGCTTCGTTGGCTTTGCCGTGCTCAAGCCCGAAAAATTCGGAATACGAGAGAATGAGGATGGCGATTGGGAGGCATACAATCATTTCTGGAGCGTCATTGGACATGCCATCGGTTTGGAAGACAg GTACAACATATGCCGAAGGAATATCGAAGAGACTCGGGAAGTGTGTCAGATTCTCCTGCGTAGAGTGTTCACCCCATGCTTGGAAAACGTGCCTGAATACTTCGAGCACATGGCTCGGGTGATGCTAGACGGCATGTGGTGTGTCAACCCGACCGTTCATCTCGATTCCATGATATACTGGGCAAAACACTTGGGCGATGTGCCCGGATTTGTCTACACTGAAGCGGAGAGGATGAACTTGCAAGATAAAATTCGGGAACAGTTGAAAGGGAAATCAGAAGACATTG gtgTGGACACTACAAGCTTTATATCGAAAGCTCCATTCGATCTGCCCAACAATCCACTGCGTTTGCTCTACCTCCACGACTATGATAGATTAGAGACGGTGCCGCCCTACAAAAGGCTTTCTTTCGGGGCGAAATATAAGCTAAGACTCAAAACGACGATAGCCAATCTGTACACATCATACTTAGGCCGCATATATTTCAATCTGCATTTCAAATTCAGTTTACTCTTGATGAAATATTTCCCATACATGGCTTTCTTTAGATTTGGTGTGATAAAGTCTTACGTGAATATCTTTGTGGAAGATCCGATAGATCACGAGGAGCCTAGACCTAACTCTTACTACTATCATCAGCCGCCGCCCCCGTTATACAAAGAACTATTGTCTATAATATGGTGA